In Aspergillus luchuensis IFO 4308 DNA, chromosome 1, nearly complete sequence, the following are encoded in one genomic region:
- a CDS encoding NUDIX hydrolase (COG:L;~EggNog:ENOG410PJUP;~InterPro:IPR039121,IPR000086,IPR015797;~PFAM:PF00293;~go_function: GO:0016787 - hydrolase activity [Evidence IEA]), whose protein sequence is MMIACETLLPRLQVARGSRLLVSNLPFRPTQPRMPIRTFGHPIQRCNFSVSKSQQTSTDQTMASQKTPKSKSTPAEPRPSSSVIIISPHNEVLLLHRVKTSTSYPSAHVFPGGNLSTQDGPCPPVHDISRHDDGPWYRNAAIRELFEESGILLAKDRDSGKMIAVPQEQREAGRRAIHQNKMTFVQWLKEQHPAAVPDTEGLIPFTRWLTPIRLPRRYTTQMYLYFLPLPMEIEKPVLDEIPHEGEKEEIQVPTSDGGVEISEARFLPASEWVRMAQKGEAILFPPQFMLLHLMAEFLNQGTPGMESVEELKRQREELLQFIHSGQPPWTDKCICPKALQIGSDGRTVMKLDHPGPELEGTGRQGDTERVVQLKFIKGVPREVVVRWKKDVFEESRL, encoded by the exons ATGATGATAGCCTGTGAAACCCTCCTACCCCGGCTGCAAGTTGCCCGAGGTAGCCGGCTGTTAGTTTCAAACCTACCATTTAGACCTACGCAGCCCCGGATGCCAATTAGAACCTTCGGTCATCCTATACAACGATGCAATTTTTCCGTTTCCAAGTCACAGCAGACATCAACAGATCAGACTATGGCGTCTCAAAAGACCCCAAAATCCAAGTCTACGCCCGCTGAGCCTCGGCCCAGTTCCAG CgtaatcatcatctctccaCATAATGaggtccttcttctccaccgcGTCAAGACATCAACGTCATACCCATCAGCACATGTCTTTCCGGGAGGGAACCTCTCCACCCAGGACGGGCCATGCCCACCGGTACATGATATCTCCCGACACGATGACGGACCCTGGTATCGAAATGCTGCCATCCGAGAACTATTCGAGGAAAGCGGCATTCTCCTGGCCAAGGACCGTGACTCAGGCAAGATGATCGCTGTGCCACAGGAGCAGCGCGAAGCCGGTCGTCGCGCGATTCATCAGAATAAGATGACATTTGTGCAATGGTTAAAGGAGCAGCATCCCGCAGCAGTACCAGATACGGAAGGACTGATACCATTTACGCGCTGGCTCACACCCATCAGACTTCCGAGACGGTATACGACCCAGATGTACCTGTATTTCTTACCCTTGCCGATGGAGATCGAGAAGCCCGTTCTGGATGAGATCCCACATGAGGGTGAAAAAGAGGAGATTCAGGTTCCGACGAGTGATGGCGGAGTGGAGATTTCCGAGGCGAGGTTCTTGCCTGCGTCAGAATGGGTTCGTATGGCGCAGAAGGGCGAGGCTATCTTGTTTCCGCCCCAGTTCATGCTGCTTCATTTGATGGCGGAGTTTCTTAATCAGGGAACACCGGGTATGGAGTCTGTTGAGGAGTTGAAGAGGCAGCGAGAGGAATTGTTGCAGTTCATTCATTCGGGGCAGCCGCCGTGGACGGACAAGTGTATTTGTCCGAAGGCGCTGCAGATTGGGTCTGATGGCCGGACTGTGATGAAGTTGGATCATCCTGGACCGGAGCTGGAAGGTACTGGTCGACAAGGGGATACGGAGCGGGTTGTACAGCTAAAGTTCATCAAGGGGGTTCCTCGAGAGGTTGTGGtgcggtggaagaaggatgtATTTGAGGAGAGCCGTTTGTAG
- the rps21 gene encoding 40S ribosomal protein eS21 (COG:J;~EggNog:ENOG410PQS0;~InterPro:IPR038579,IPR001931,IPR018279;~PFAM:PF01249;~go_component: GO:0005840 - ribosome [Evidence IEA];~go_function: GO:0003735 - structural constituent of ribosome [Evidence IEA];~go_process: GO:0006412 - translation [Evidence IEA]), whose product MENEKGEIVDLYVPRKCSATNRIIKANDHASVQISIAKVDENGRYTGENHTYALCGFIRARGESDDSLNRLAQRDGYIRNVWTAARQR is encoded by the exons ATGGAGAACGAGAAGGGAGAGATCGTCGATCT CTACGTCCCCCGCAAGTGCAGCGCCACCAACCGCATCATCAAGGCCAACGACCACGCCTCCGTCCAGATCTCCATCGCCAAGGTTGACGAGAACGGCCGCTACACCGGTGAGAACCACACCTACGCTCTGTGCGGTTTCATCCGTGCCCGTGGTGAGAGCGATGACTCCCTGAACCGCCTTGCCCAGCGTGACGGCTACATCCGCAACGTCTGGACCGCTGCCCGTCAGCGCTaa